The proteins below are encoded in one region of Zavarzinella sp.:
- a CDS encoding amidohydrolase family protein, with the protein MTKLLETGVAAHWILPATGHVVPNAEIVVRDGLIAELKPMAAPPEGGGTTIVLPGLVNAHTHLDLSTLRIPVTAKKPVDWLHRVVQARTQDQPGDAAQRIHAGVLELLDFGVTLVGDISSGGLTSELFPTLPMWGVVFHEILGLSDARGNHFWQQMIKRLHEYPATDNWQWGISPHAPYSTHRQLIEAAARLDIGPVCIHLAEFSCEKSLLEENSGELARFLQEINLWHPANLAPHWEWIRWKLRRASQAIYVHANYLPRTPAFHHNEAVIYCPRTHQAFGHPKYPLSELLQAQVKVALGTDSHASTPNLDPLAEACLVRQQFPDIPPEMILQMITRWGAEMLGFAHCTGSLEVGKSADLVMIQAPTRLKTVDEVYHFLFSGAAIGLPRTTMWRGKWRRRE; encoded by the coding sequence ATGACAAAATTGTTAGAAACTGGTGTTGCTGCCCATTGGATCCTGCCCGCGACAGGTCATGTGGTGCCAAATGCGGAAATCGTTGTCCGCGATGGCTTGATTGCGGAACTGAAACCGATGGCCGCACCACCCGAAGGTGGGGGCACCACGATTGTGCTGCCGGGGCTGGTGAACGCCCACACGCACCTCGATTTGTCGACGCTTCGTATTCCGGTGACAGCAAAAAAACCAGTCGACTGGCTGCACCGTGTGGTGCAGGCCCGTACCCAGGATCAGCCCGGTGATGCTGCCCAACGAATCCATGCCGGGGTGCTGGAATTGCTCGATTTCGGTGTCACGCTGGTGGGCGATATCTCCTCTGGCGGTCTGACGAGCGAGTTATTCCCCACCCTGCCGATGTGGGGCGTCGTTTTTCATGAAATTCTTGGCCTGAGCGACGCACGTGGCAATCATTTCTGGCAGCAGATGATCAAACGTCTGCACGAATATCCCGCCACAGACAACTGGCAGTGGGGCATCAGTCCCCATGCACCGTACAGCACGCACCGACAGCTCATTGAGGCAGCCGCACGGCTCGATATTGGTCCCGTGTGCATCCACCTGGCAGAATTTTCCTGTGAAAAATCGTTGCTGGAAGAAAATTCAGGTGAATTGGCGCGATTTTTGCAGGAAATCAATCTTTGGCACCCTGCTAATCTGGCACCACACTGGGAGTGGATTCGCTGGAAACTGCGACGTGCCAGCCAGGCGATCTACGTTCATGCGAATTATTTACCCAGAACACCTGCTTTTCATCATAACGAAGCGGTTATATACTGCCCACGCACGCACCAGGCCTTTGGGCATCCGAAATACCCACTGTCGGAACTGCTGCAGGCTCAGGTGAAGGTGGCACTAGGGACCGATTCCCACGCATCGACACCGAATCTGGACCCACTGGCAGAAGCGTGCCTGGTGCGGCAGCAGTTTCCCGACATCCCACCGGAAATGATTCTGCAGATGATCACGCGGTGGGGAGCGGAAATGCTGGGTTTTGCCCACTGCACCGGAAGTCTGGAAGTGGGCAAATCAGCCGATCTGGTCATGATTCAGGCCCCCACCCGATTGAAAACGGTCGACGAAGTGTACCATTTTCTCTTTTCAGGTGCGGCCATCGGCCTCCCACGCACCACCATGTGGCGGGGAAAGTGGCGACGGCGTGAATAA
- a CDS encoding sulfatase, with protein MQLLRFLMAAGFTITMHLAPAISADRPNIVLILADDLGGHDIGCYGSKFHKTPHLDALAKRGLKLSNAYSASPLCSPTRSSILTGLHPARIGITAPACHLPQVQLKKQLVSGNPNARVLVADSITRLKTEYTTIAEVLKDAGYRTGHFGKWHLGQEPYSPLQHGFDVDLPHMAGPGPGGANGYFAPWRWWPGQGKPGDHIDDRMGAEAAKFIAENKDRPFFVNYWAFGVHSPWMGKKEYIEEAAKRMDPKSGQRNPVYAAMVRSLDDSIGLIVAELEKQKLLEKTIIIFTSDNGGWHNVAREASNNAQYKEIPVTSNAPFRSGKASNYEGGTHVPMLVVWPGKTKPASNSDTIVQSTDLFPTLLTMAGIPKPKECNFDGVDVSAAFTGGEVDRKRIFCHFPHGGRGDIDGFRPATWVRQGDWKLIRFFADNDDGSDRLELYNLKEDIGEQKNLVSSQPQLVDELNKQITTFLKDTDAVIPRANPAYRKPQSPAGEWSASKDAALTLKPEMLQIVSSGKDPYIITRKIPKGAGPYTLEISLSSDAKGIGQVFWATAEAPNFHRDRSVTFSITHDQKFHTYQIKLPTEKPLTALRLDPANSTGTVTVQKFSLKDSKDKILKTWFDMKE; from the coding sequence ATGCAATTACTACGTTTTCTGATGGCTGCCGGCTTCACTATCACTATGCATCTTGCACCAGCGATATCAGCAGACCGCCCAAATATTGTGTTGATCCTTGCAGATGACCTCGGTGGGCACGATATTGGTTGTTATGGAAGTAAATTTCACAAAACACCACATTTAGATGCCCTTGCGAAACGCGGACTGAAATTGAGCAATGCTTATTCTGCAAGCCCATTGTGTTCGCCGACTCGCAGCAGCATTCTGACGGGTCTCCATCCCGCACGGATTGGCATTACAGCCCCCGCCTGTCATCTTCCACAGGTGCAACTGAAAAAGCAACTCGTTTCTGGCAATCCGAATGCCCGAGTGCTCGTTGCCGATTCGATCACCAGGCTAAAAACGGAATACACCACGATTGCAGAAGTGTTGAAGGATGCCGGCTATCGCACTGGGCACTTCGGAAAGTGGCATCTGGGTCAAGAGCCTTATTCGCCATTGCAGCACGGATTTGATGTCGATTTGCCCCACATGGCCGGTCCGGGGCCTGGTGGTGCCAATGGCTACTTTGCCCCTTGGCGTTGGTGGCCGGGACAAGGGAAACCAGGTGATCATATTGACGATCGGATGGGTGCAGAAGCCGCGAAATTCATCGCAGAAAACAAAGATCGCCCATTTTTTGTCAATTACTGGGCATTTGGTGTTCATTCGCCGTGGATGGGCAAAAAAGAGTACATCGAGGAAGCGGCAAAACGGATGGATCCGAAAAGCGGACAGCGAAACCCTGTTTATGCAGCGATGGTGAGAAGTCTGGACGATTCGATCGGTCTGATTGTGGCTGAATTAGAAAAGCAAAAGCTTCTGGAGAAAACAATCATCATTTTTACCAGCGATAATGGTGGCTGGCACAATGTTGCCAGAGAAGCAAGCAATAACGCACAATACAAAGAAATTCCAGTTACCAGTAATGCCCCGTTTCGCAGTGGGAAAGCCAGTAATTACGAAGGTGGTACCCATGTTCCGATGCTGGTAGTGTGGCCAGGTAAAACCAAACCAGCAAGCAACAGCGATACTATTGTGCAAAGTACCGATCTGTTTCCAACGTTATTGACAATGGCTGGTATTCCAAAGCCCAAAGAGTGTAATTTCGACGGCGTTGATGTTTCCGCAGCCTTCACCGGTGGGGAAGTAGATCGCAAACGAATCTTTTGCCATTTCCCACATGGTGGGCGTGGGGATATCGACGGATTCCGCCCAGCGACCTGGGTTCGTCAGGGGGATTGGAAACTGATTCGGTTTTTTGCTGACAATGATGATGGCAGTGATCGGTTGGAACTTTACAACCTGAAAGAAGATATCGGCGAACAGAAAAACCTCGTCTCATCACAGCCACAATTAGTGGATGAATTGAATAAACAGATCACCACATTCCTGAAAGATACAGATGCAGTAATCCCACGTGCCAATCCTGCTTATCGAAAACCACAATCTCCAGCAGGTGAATGGTCTGCGAGTAAAGATGCTGCCTTGACCTTGAAACCTGAGATGTTGCAGATTGTTTCCAGTGGCAAAGACCCCTACATCATCACCAGAAAAATCCCCAAAGGAGCTGGGCCGTATACCTTGGAAATTTCCTTGTCATCGGATGCCAAAGGTATTGGACAGGTGTTTTGGGCAACCGCAGAAGCCCCCAACTTTCATCGGGATCGATCAGTCACCTTTTCGATTACTCATGATCAGAAGTTCCACACTTATCAGATTAAACTTCCTACGGAGAAGCCATTGACCGCACTTCGACTGGACCCCGCCAACTCAACAGGAACCGTGACCGTGCAGAAATTCAGCCTGAAAGACAGCAAAGACAAAATCTTGAAAACATGGTTTGACATGAAAGAGTGA
- a CDS encoding acetyl-CoA C-acetyltransferase: protein MEQFIVSAVRTPIGKFLGGLSSLTAPQLGAVVVKAALEKAQVGVELVDEVIMGQVLQAGVGQNPARQAALFAGLPTSIAAYTVNKVCGSGLKAAMLASQAIKAQDAGIVVAGGMESMSLAPHLLQKSRTGFKYGDEKLVDALIRDGLWCAFEQWPMGNAAEYIAQKCGVDRTAQDEFSAASHQRAAQAQAAGAFANEIVQVSVGSGSKTTIVAHDEGIRPDSSAENLARLKPAFQADGTVTAGNASQLSDGAAALVIASATAVQAHQLQPLARIVAYATSGVDPKEIFIAPVSAVKMVLERASMTIDQIDLFELNEAFAAQMLACSQQLGLDSAKVNPHGGAIALGHPIGCSGARVLTTLVHALHHHGKRYGLASLCLGGGNAVAMIIERL from the coding sequence ATGGAACAGTTCATTGTTTCGGCGGTTCGCACACCAATTGGCAAGTTTCTGGGTGGGTTATCCAGCCTGACTGCACCCCAACTGGGTGCTGTGGTGGTGAAAGCAGCTCTCGAAAAAGCCCAAGTGGGGGTGGAGCTGGTCGATGAAGTGATCATGGGGCAGGTGCTGCAGGCAGGGGTGGGTCAGAACCCTGCCAGACAGGCGGCATTGTTTGCTGGTTTGCCCACGTCGATTGCTGCGTATACCGTCAACAAAGTGTGTGGGTCTGGCTTGAAGGCTGCAATGCTCGCTTCGCAGGCAATTAAAGCTCAAGATGCAGGCATTGTTGTTGCGGGCGGCATGGAATCGATGAGTTTAGCGCCCCACCTGTTGCAAAAATCTCGAACCGGCTTCAAATACGGCGATGAAAAACTGGTTGATGCCTTAATTCGCGACGGTCTGTGGTGCGCCTTTGAGCAATGGCCCATGGGCAACGCAGCGGAATACATTGCACAGAAATGTGGGGTCGACCGCACGGCACAGGATGAATTTTCTGCCGCAAGCCACCAGCGTGCCGCACAGGCACAGGCTGCGGGTGCTTTCGCGAATGAAATCGTCCAGGTTTCTGTGGGAAGTGGCAGCAAAACGACGATCGTTGCCCACGATGAGGGGATTCGACCAGATAGTTCTGCTGAGAATCTGGCTCGCCTGAAACCCGCATTTCAGGCTGATGGCACCGTCACGGCAGGAAATGCGTCGCAACTCAGCGATGGTGCTGCCGCACTGGTGATCGCCTCGGCGACTGCCGTTCAGGCCCACCAATTGCAGCCACTTGCCAGAATTGTGGCGTATGCCACCAGTGGGGTCGATCCGAAAGAGATTTTCATTGCACCGGTCAGTGCGGTGAAAATGGTTCTGGAACGAGCATCCATGACGATCGATCAGATCGATCTTTTTGAACTGAATGAGGCGTTTGCCGCACAGATGCTGGCTTGCAGTCAGCAGCTTGGGCTGGATTCTGCCAAAGTGAATCCCCACGGTGGGGCAATTGCGTTGGGGCACCCCATCGGCTGCAGTGGGGCACGCGTGCTCACCACGCTGGTGCACGCATTGCACCACCACGGCAAACGATATGGGTTGGCCTCGCTGTGCCTGGGCGGTGGCAACGCCGTTGCAATGATCATCGAACGCTTGTGA
- a CDS encoding SGNH/GDSL hydrolase family protein, producing the protein MDHLEISRRSLLGGAAICLTAIQQSTLGGEESPTPKVVDPQTYLAKFRELAAAKWPKNRALRIVCHGHSVPAGYFVTPVVRTFDSYPHLLHVGLAERFPTAVINVVVTAIGGEASVTGAARFEKDVLSLQPDLITIDYALNDRRLGLQAAHKAWSSMILAAKKAGVPVLLLTPTPDTKAKLNEETDPLNQHAAQIRALAAEHAVGLVDSLAAFQAAVAAGKELTDFMSQVNHPNRAGHELVAQKLMEYFPK; encoded by the coding sequence ATGGATCATCTGGAGATTTCGCGTCGGTCGTTGCTCGGTGGGGCTGCTATTTGTTTGACAGCTATCCAGCAGAGCACCCTTGGCGGGGAGGAGAGTCCCACACCCAAAGTGGTAGACCCTCAAACCTATCTTGCCAAGTTTCGAGAGCTGGCTGCGGCGAAGTGGCCCAAAAATCGGGCACTGCGGATTGTCTGCCATGGCCATAGTGTGCCTGCAGGTTATTTCGTTACTCCGGTGGTAAGGACGTTTGATTCGTACCCCCACCTGCTGCACGTGGGGCTGGCAGAGCGATTCCCCACCGCAGTCATCAATGTGGTCGTTACCGCAATCGGTGGGGAGGCATCTGTAACGGGTGCGGCACGCTTCGAGAAAGATGTCCTTTCCCTGCAGCCGGATCTGATCACCATCGACTATGCACTGAACGATCGGCGGCTGGGATTGCAGGCGGCCCACAAAGCCTGGAGCAGCATGATTCTGGCTGCAAAAAAGGCAGGGGTGCCCGTTTTGTTGCTGACCCCCACGCCGGATACCAAAGCAAAACTCAATGAAGAAACCGACCCACTCAACCAGCATGCAGCACAGATCAGAGCCTTGGCGGCAGAACATGCCGTTGGCCTCGTGGATAGTCTGGCAGCATTCCAGGCAGCCGTGGCTGCGGGGAAAGAATTGACTGATTTCATGTCTCAGGTAAATCATCCGAACCGTGCAGGGCATGAATTGGTGGCACAGAAGCTGATGGAATATTTTCCAAAATGA
- a CDS encoding transposase — protein MLGGKALVAVNLSTGLVMEMASELDGEASETRLLAPLLQQLKDHCGEKLIVADRCYGFYKHIAMIKDDGCHFVLRVASITQFIQDPKNQRELAKTDMAENLSKNMAGSQVKRIRN, from the coding sequence TTGCTTGGAGGGAAAGCACTTGTTGCAGTGAATCTGAGTACTGGTCTGGTAATGGAAATGGCTTCGGAATTGGATGGAGAAGCAAGTGAAACACGCTTGTTAGCTCCACTTTTGCAACAGCTGAAAGACCATTGCGGCGAGAAATTAATTGTGGCGGATCGATGCTATGGTTTCTACAAGCATATTGCAATGATCAAGGATGACGGGTGCCATTTTGTTTTACGAGTTGCAAGCATTACCCAATTTATTCAAGATCCGAAAAACCAGCGAGAATTGGCAAAGACCGATATGGCCGAAAACTTATCGAAGAACATGGCTGGATCACAAGTCAAAAGAATACGAAATTGA
- a CDS encoding transposase, translating to MIAVRRLSIIRDKVQIQLLTDLTDSKRYPADDIAEIYRYRWDIERVYATITKVFQLRHLIGTSPEAGLIQASLCLILFNITEAIKWHISVGNGKKIDEVSGEMLWRDIRDEVMAATRLLRTRDVQMLLQGIKQEVGILERLTELLGNLWKKKWAKSKVGRTDPTKIPNPKPQKLKQTTCHDSVFRVMKRAKK from the coding sequence TTGATCGCAGTACGCCGACTGAGCATTATCCGCGATAAAGTGCAGATACAACTACTAACAGACCTGACCGATTCGAAACGATACCCTGCAGACGACATCGCAGAGATATATCGCTATCGTTGGGATATTGAGCGTGTATACGCGACGATTACAAAAGTGTTTCAGTTGCGTCACTTGATAGGTACCAGTCCAGAGGCTGGTTTAATACAAGCATCGCTTTGCCTCATTTTATTTAACATTACAGAAGCAATCAAATGGCATATTTCGGTCGGAAACGGAAAGAAAATAGATGAAGTATCTGGCGAAATGCTCTGGCGAGATATCCGAGATGAGGTGATGGCCGCAACGCGATTGCTTCGAACGCGCGATGTGCAGATGCTGCTTCAAGGGATCAAACAAGAAGTGGGGATATTAGAAAGACTAACTGAATTATTGGGCAATCTGTGGAAAAAGAAGTGGGCAAAAAGCAAAGTAGGGCGTACAGATCCTACAAAAATTCCAAATCCAAAACCCCAAAAACTGAAACAGACAACTTGCCACGATTCAGTCTTTAGGGTGATGAAGCGAGCAAAAAAATGA